A single genomic interval of Hyalangium gracile harbors:
- the ruvB gene encoding Holliday junction branch migration DNA helicase RuvB → MATKRKSETLSEEALGDDVRLEASLRPRTFEEYVGQDAVVEKLKVYVRAAGHRKDALDHCLFSGPPGLGKTSLAHIIASELGVGIHVTSGPALERKGDLAGLLTNLNERDVLFIDEIHRLNAAVEEYLYPAMEDFRLDITIDTGPAARAMKIDLPPFTLIGATTRTGLLTSPLRDRFQIQERLEYYEPRHLELILNRSARILGIPLDRDASKEMATRSRGTPRIANRLLRRLRDFAQVEGEGRITQELARSSLDRLGVDASGLDAMDRKILLTIIEKFGGGPVGVETIAASVGEQRDTIEDVYEPFLLQEGFLQRTPRGRMATHRAYGYFKKAPPPASPQGSLF, encoded by the coding sequence ATGGCTACGAAGCGCAAGTCCGAGACGCTGTCCGAGGAGGCCCTGGGGGATGACGTCCGCCTGGAGGCCTCGCTCCGACCCCGCACCTTCGAGGAGTACGTGGGGCAGGACGCCGTCGTCGAGAAGCTCAAGGTCTACGTGCGCGCCGCGGGCCACCGGAAGGACGCGCTCGACCACTGCCTGTTCTCCGGGCCTCCCGGCCTGGGCAAGACGTCGCTGGCCCACATCATCGCCTCCGAGCTCGGCGTGGGCATCCACGTCACCAGCGGCCCCGCGCTCGAGCGCAAGGGCGACCTGGCCGGCCTGCTCACCAACCTCAACGAGCGCGACGTCCTCTTCATCGACGAGATCCACCGCCTCAACGCCGCCGTCGAGGAGTATCTCTACCCCGCCATGGAGGACTTCCGGCTGGACATCACCATCGACACGGGCCCCGCCGCCCGAGCGATGAAGATCGATCTGCCGCCCTTCACCCTCATCGGCGCCACCACCCGCACGGGCCTCCTCACCTCACCGCTCCGGGACAGGTTCCAGATCCAGGAGCGCCTGGAGTACTACGAGCCCAGGCACCTGGAGCTCATCCTCAACCGCTCGGCGCGCATCCTCGGCATCCCCCTGGACCGCGACGCCAGCAAGGAGATGGCCACCCGCTCGCGCGGCACGCCCCGCATCGCCAACCGCCTGCTGCGCCGGCTGCGAGACTTCGCCCAGGTGGAGGGCGAGGGCCGCATCACCCAGGAGCTGGCCCGTAGCTCGCTGGATCGGCTCGGGGTGGACGCCAGCGGCCTGGACGCCATGGATCGGAAGATCCTGCTGACCATCATCGAGAAGTTCGGCGGCGGCCCGGTGGGCGTGGAGACCATCGCCGCCAGCGTGGGCGAGCAGCGCGACACCATCGAGGACGTGTACGAGCCCTTCCTGCTCCAAGAAGGCTTCCTCCAGCGCACCCCCCGAGGCCGCATGGCCACCCACCGAGCCTACGGTTATTTCAAGAAGGCCCCCCCTCCCGCCTCACCTCAGGGCAGCCTCTTCTGA
- a CDS encoding zinc-dependent alcohol dehydrogenase: MKGLVFDLSIPKYVLAKGIGGLYPKVHYGAGSCLSLRELPSPTPPGPEWVRLRPLLAGLCGSDMSTFFFKASPQLEPFNSFPAVLGHEILAEVTALGPETRVVEVGQRVAVNPLLPCRLRGIQPACKPCASGQENGCERTADGCLAAGQMLGYQKDLPGGMGTEMVAHPSQLHVVPQVVSNKAGVLVEPLAVSLHAVLKAGLKDEDRVLVIGGGPVAFAALWAIRALGHRSHVTLLATEEYQLKLARQLGADEAFRVRDDETEAQEVARVTGARVYKPVIGPVALTGGFEVTIDCIGSAASVQDSLRYTRALGRVVLVGAAGILERVDWTTVWRNELTLLGSYVYGPESFRGERKHTFDLVLELLARREGPDPSVLVTHTFPLSRYQEAIEANLARGRYQSVKTAFDLTVTA, translated from the coding sequence GTGAAGGGTCTCGTCTTCGATCTGTCCATCCCCAAGTACGTGCTCGCCAAGGGGATCGGAGGGCTGTACCCGAAGGTGCACTACGGCGCGGGGAGCTGTCTGTCGCTGCGGGAGTTGCCCTCCCCCACTCCGCCGGGCCCCGAGTGGGTCCGCCTGCGGCCGCTGCTGGCGGGCCTGTGCGGCTCGGACATGTCGACCTTCTTCTTCAAGGCCAGTCCCCAGCTGGAGCCTTTCAATAGCTTCCCGGCGGTGCTGGGGCACGAGATCCTCGCCGAGGTGACGGCGCTGGGCCCCGAGACGCGAGTCGTGGAGGTGGGACAGCGCGTGGCGGTGAACCCGCTGCTGCCCTGTCGCCTGCGGGGCATCCAGCCGGCGTGCAAGCCGTGCGCATCGGGCCAGGAGAACGGGTGCGAGCGGACGGCGGACGGCTGCCTGGCGGCAGGGCAGATGCTCGGCTACCAGAAGGACCTGCCGGGAGGAATGGGCACGGAGATGGTGGCCCACCCGTCGCAGCTCCACGTGGTGCCGCAGGTGGTGTCGAACAAGGCCGGAGTGCTGGTGGAGCCGCTGGCGGTGAGCCTGCACGCGGTGCTCAAGGCCGGGCTGAAGGACGAGGACCGGGTGCTGGTGATTGGCGGCGGGCCGGTGGCGTTCGCGGCGCTGTGGGCCATCCGGGCGCTGGGGCACCGCAGCCACGTGACGCTGCTGGCGACGGAGGAGTACCAGCTGAAGCTCGCCCGGCAGCTCGGGGCGGATGAGGCGTTCCGGGTGCGGGATGACGAGACGGAGGCCCAGGAGGTGGCCCGGGTGACGGGGGCGCGGGTGTACAAGCCGGTCATCGGGCCGGTGGCGCTGACGGGGGGCTTCGAGGTGACGATCGACTGCATCGGGAGCGCGGCGTCGGTGCAGGACTCGCTGAGGTACACGCGGGCGCTGGGCCGGGTGGTGCTGGTGGGAGCGGCGGGCATCCTGGAGCGGGTGGACTGGACCACGGTGTGGCGTAATGAACTGACGCTGCTCGGTTCCTACGTGTACGGGCCAGAGAGCTTCCGGGGGGAGCGCAAGCACACGTTCGATCTGGTACTGGAGCTGCTGGCCCGCCGGGAGGGACCGGATCCATCCGTGCTCGTCACCCACACCTTCCCTCTCTCCCGATACCAGGAAGCGATCGAGGCAAACCTGGCTCGTGGGCGCTACCAGTCCGTGAAGACGGCTTTCGACCTGACGGTGACCGCATGA
- a CDS encoding MBL fold metallo-hydrolase — MTSTFRPLPSLAEARAERVPGLRLQQLRRATLEAREAFVAGGPVAAVATCDLITFPYPTQFAFSGAALSPAPYVMMTNRMQVVQFMEDGERRTLLFNPSDYERGYAAPFYRSLRERYGNFVSDKVMSTRHGSVQSHLAALGLTPEDVDYLAFDHLHIQDVRGWLGGDGTSAYFPRAKLLVQRAEWEGARNLHPMQEVWYVPNGTAGVPEDRVILLDGDVWLGPGAAILSTPGHTLGNMSLAVATDREVFVVSENGVATESYTPLQSGIPGVRSFAEHMGLEVVLNGNTREHSLDQYSSMVVEKLFAGPSMVEGAYVNFHPSSLLTTSILAPGLSPTVVLPAPNFGDVRPSATARRAA, encoded by the coding sequence ATGACTTCGACCTTTCGACCCCTCCCCTCCCTCGCCGAGGCCCGTGCCGAGCGCGTGCCTGGACTCCGCCTGCAGCAGCTGCGCCGCGCGACGTTGGAAGCGCGCGAGGCCTTCGTGGCAGGCGGGCCAGTGGCCGCGGTGGCCACGTGCGACCTCATCACGTTCCCGTACCCGACGCAGTTCGCGTTCAGCGGGGCGGCGCTGTCTCCGGCGCCGTACGTGATGATGACGAACCGGATGCAGGTGGTTCAGTTCATGGAGGACGGGGAGCGGCGCACGCTGCTCTTCAACCCGAGCGACTACGAACGCGGGTACGCGGCGCCCTTCTACCGGAGCCTGCGCGAGCGCTACGGGAACTTCGTCTCGGACAAGGTGATGTCCACGCGGCACGGCTCGGTGCAGAGCCACCTGGCGGCGCTGGGGCTGACGCCGGAGGACGTGGACTACCTGGCCTTCGACCACCTGCACATCCAGGACGTGCGGGGGTGGCTTGGAGGCGATGGGACGTCGGCGTACTTCCCGAGGGCGAAGCTGCTGGTGCAGCGGGCCGAGTGGGAGGGCGCGAGGAACCTGCATCCGATGCAGGAGGTCTGGTACGTGCCGAACGGCACGGCGGGAGTGCCCGAGGACCGGGTGATTCTGCTGGATGGGGATGTGTGGCTGGGGCCGGGAGCGGCGATCCTGTCCACGCCGGGGCATACCTTGGGGAATATGTCCCTGGCGGTGGCGACGGACCGCGAGGTGTTCGTGGTGAGCGAGAACGGTGTGGCGACGGAGAGCTACACGCCGCTGCAGTCCGGCATCCCAGGCGTGCGGAGCTTCGCCGAGCACATGGGGCTGGAGGTGGTGCTCAACGGCAACACGCGCGAGCACTCGCTGGACCAGTACTCGTCGATGGTGGTGGAGAAGCTGTTCGCCGGGCCGTCGATGGTGGAGGGGGCGTACGTGAACTTCCACCCGTCCTCGCTACTGACGACGTCGATCCTGGCGCCGGGCCTGTCACCCACGGTGGTGCTGCCCGCGCCGAACTTCGGTGACGTGCGCCCGTCCGCTACGGCACGACGGGCTGCATGA
- a CDS encoding peptidoglycan-binding protein, producing MSNTIIPKLIGFGVNALARSGGDPVKAVQDTVNTVRQATDTFAANVRAQQGGGVPGQSYPGAPAGEPLASTLTDINIGVEGQTQDPVGPENSAPHGVEVVQRFLDRLGYMEMDGRSYGFYGDETRAAVEQFQRDNGLEVTGIVDNATLEMMTHPHPRPGYGMPRTDGHFDPNGTATLQQPLFAEAASFYGEQLGLPTSAAMMRLDGSTVQNFENGSLVMDREGRIRILNEQGTNMFTPPDYAAAQAEAGNHFINQMWGDTDGDGNQNCGYASANMGLSYLGVPGWSLQGVSEADGFASTMSLREAGAKGTADTDYSTPGGIYKALTTQAMQEAGVQVEVWKNEWNGSREADVDKMRLAFMNGDNHTAFVVAGNPDTGWGDEAGMDALYRGNDVFNGGHFVSVVGYNPETDKFLVMDPMANQPIEVSAEDMVKYMGDQNVSTGEVLQITYNPPANSTQQ from the coding sequence ATGTCGAACACCATCATTCCCAAGCTCATTGGCTTCGGTGTCAACGCGCTGGCCCGCAGTGGGGGAGACCCCGTGAAGGCAGTGCAGGACACGGTCAACACGGTCCGGCAGGCGACGGACACCTTCGCGGCGAACGTGCGAGCGCAGCAGGGAGGAGGAGTCCCGGGCCAGTCGTACCCCGGGGCACCGGCGGGGGAGCCGCTGGCCTCGACGCTGACGGACATCAACATCGGGGTGGAGGGGCAGACGCAGGATCCGGTGGGGCCGGAGAACAGCGCGCCGCACGGCGTGGAGGTGGTCCAGCGGTTCCTGGATCGGCTCGGCTACATGGAGATGGATGGACGGTCCTACGGCTTCTACGGGGACGAGACGCGCGCGGCCGTCGAGCAGTTCCAGCGGGACAACGGGCTGGAGGTGACGGGCATCGTGGACAACGCCACGCTGGAGATGATGACGCATCCGCATCCCCGGCCCGGCTACGGCATGCCGCGGACGGACGGGCACTTCGATCCGAACGGCACGGCGACGCTCCAGCAGCCACTGTTCGCGGAGGCGGCCAGCTTCTACGGGGAGCAGCTGGGGCTGCCCACGTCGGCGGCGATGATGCGGCTGGACGGCTCGACGGTGCAGAACTTCGAGAACGGCAGCCTGGTGATGGATCGGGAGGGCCGCATCCGCATCCTGAACGAGCAGGGGACGAACATGTTCACGCCGCCGGACTACGCGGCGGCGCAGGCGGAGGCGGGCAACCACTTCATCAACCAGATGTGGGGGGACACGGACGGGGACGGGAACCAGAACTGCGGCTACGCGTCGGCGAACATGGGGCTGAGCTACCTGGGAGTGCCGGGCTGGAGCCTGCAGGGCGTGAGCGAGGCGGATGGGTTCGCGTCGACGATGAGCCTGCGCGAGGCCGGGGCCAAGGGGACGGCGGACACCGACTACTCGACGCCGGGAGGCATCTACAAGGCGCTGACGACGCAGGCGATGCAGGAGGCGGGCGTACAGGTGGAGGTGTGGAAGAACGAGTGGAACGGCTCGCGCGAGGCGGACGTGGACAAGATGCGGTTGGCCTTCATGAATGGGGACAACCACACGGCGTTCGTGGTGGCGGGCAACCCGGACACGGGGTGGGGCGACGAGGCGGGGATGGACGCCCTGTACCGGGGCAATGACGTCTTCAACGGGGGGCACTTCGTGTCGGTGGTGGGCTACAACCCGGAGACGGACAAGTTCCTCGTGATGGACCCGATGGCGAACCAGCCCATCGAGGTGAGCGCCGAGGACATGGTCAAGTACATGGGGGACCAGAACGTGAGCACGGGCGAGGTGCTGCAGATCACCTACAACCCGCCCGCGAACTCGACGCAGCAGTAG
- the ileS gene encoding isoleucine--tRNA ligase: protein MAQPLFATVPNEIDFPADERRILAFWKERKIFEQTLQGRDSAPVFVFYEGPPTANGLPHNGHVLTRVIKDLFPRYKTMRGFRVPRKAGWDTHGLPVEVEVEKELRIHGKAEIERYGVEPFTQRCIESVFRYTNEWERLTERIGFWVDLQEAYVTYHRSYVESVWWALAELFRKGLLYQGHKIVWWWPQGGTALSSGEVGMGYRTVDDPSAYVAFPLRGSPDTALLIWTTTPWTLPSNMYAAVNPNVDYVTVDAGERKLIIAAALRDELAKKLKKDLPILETQKGSQLVGRRYFPPFDVYFQRAGSTELPLKAGGSDSPAWRVIAADFVTLTSGTGIVHIAPAFGEDDYEAFRHERTRFTRPDALEMFCAIRTDGTFSEDFPGLTGKFVKDADKDITRTLKERGLMVLVEQYRHEYPFCWRADDDPLIQFARPAWYIRTTSVKDQAIANNRAVNWVPDHIKEGRFGDFLANNVDWALSRERYWGTALPLWIHSETGEVEAIPSLQALREKPGNNVAAVEAELKAFMANKPGASSTEHLIVHKPWVDKITYEKPGTPGRFARVPEVIDVWFDSGCMPFAQWGYPHAPGSKEKFTQAFPADFISEAIDQTRGWFYSLLMISTLVFDEETQKRLGITPPRGWPHPYKSCIVLGHVGDKEGKKESKSKGNYTPPEIILDEVRMDFAVLDDKAAGVPGVAGEALIAREDLEGLDLQEGAKVQVFRPDQPATALTLTLKVHKKLKRRVLLLAKKDLEALGVAPSAKGADVMPVEVPRLAASERVSVKDPASKAPGADAFRWFFFAASPTWSNTRHSLSNVRLLQKDFQVKLRNVYSFFTIYANIDGFSPANGNPDSSEVPWLAIRKSQGWRDPKSRTVLDRWILSEVQLALRDVARSLDTYQVYEAAQRLVALVDALSNWYLRRSRDRFWAPGLEQDKLDAYYTLYDALTTIAAMAAPFVPFFADEMWINLVRRPWPTSQPESVHLGRFPDPDERLIDEGLAAEMGAVRELVSLGLKVRTDNRLKVRQPLSRVDVILARSELKERVAVYKDLIADELNVHEVSFLEAGQETDVVRYKVRPNLRAVGGRLGPKLAPVRKAFDAADGRILQRELALKGMVSIAVGEERMVFPTEDLEVLVEANPGYAAAGAGVGVVVLYTELTEALVDEGLVRELLARVQAARKDMALGYTDRIRLWVDGDARVVRVAQEAKELISRETLASELNVGPQGLTGKEEEFNLNGLPARLRVERA, encoded by the coding sequence ATGGCTCAGCCCCTCTTCGCCACGGTCCCCAACGAGATCGACTTCCCCGCCGACGAGCGCCGCATCCTTGCCTTCTGGAAGGAGCGCAAGATCTTCGAGCAGACGCTCCAGGGCCGGGACTCCGCCCCCGTCTTCGTCTTCTACGAGGGCCCGCCCACCGCCAACGGCCTGCCCCACAACGGCCACGTCCTCACCCGCGTCATCAAGGACCTGTTCCCCCGCTACAAGACCATGCGCGGGTTCCGCGTCCCCCGGAAGGCCGGCTGGGACACCCACGGCCTGCCCGTCGAGGTGGAAGTCGAGAAGGAGCTCCGCATCCACGGCAAGGCCGAGATCGAGCGCTACGGCGTCGAGCCCTTCACCCAGCGCTGCATCGAGTCCGTCTTCCGCTACACCAACGAGTGGGAGCGCCTCACCGAGCGCATCGGCTTCTGGGTCGACCTCCAGGAGGCCTACGTCACCTACCACCGCAGCTACGTGGAGAGCGTCTGGTGGGCGCTCGCCGAGCTGTTCCGCAAGGGCCTGCTCTACCAGGGCCACAAGATCGTCTGGTGGTGGCCCCAGGGCGGCACCGCGCTCAGCTCCGGCGAAGTCGGCATGGGCTACCGCACCGTCGATGACCCCAGCGCCTATGTCGCCTTCCCCCTGAGGGGCTCGCCCGACACCGCGCTCCTCATCTGGACCACCACGCCCTGGACGCTCCCGTCCAACATGTACGCCGCCGTCAACCCCAACGTCGACTACGTCACCGTCGACGCCGGCGAGCGCAAGCTCATCATCGCCGCCGCCCTGCGCGACGAGCTCGCCAAGAAGCTCAAGAAGGACCTGCCCATCCTCGAGACCCAGAAGGGCAGCCAGCTCGTCGGCCGCCGCTACTTCCCGCCCTTCGACGTCTACTTCCAGCGCGCCGGCTCCACCGAGCTGCCCCTCAAGGCTGGTGGCTCCGACTCGCCCGCCTGGCGCGTCATCGCCGCGGACTTCGTCACCCTCACCAGCGGCACCGGCATCGTCCACATCGCCCCCGCCTTCGGCGAGGACGACTACGAGGCCTTCCGCCACGAGCGCACCCGCTTCACCAGGCCCGACGCCCTGGAGATGTTCTGCGCCATCCGCACGGACGGCACCTTCTCCGAGGACTTCCCCGGCCTCACCGGCAAGTTCGTCAAGGACGCCGACAAGGACATCACCCGCACCCTCAAGGAGCGCGGCCTGATGGTGCTCGTGGAGCAGTACCGCCACGAGTACCCGTTCTGCTGGCGCGCCGATGACGACCCGCTCATCCAGTTCGCTCGCCCCGCCTGGTACATCCGCACCACGTCCGTGAAGGACCAGGCCATCGCCAACAACCGCGCCGTCAACTGGGTCCCCGACCACATCAAGGAGGGCCGCTTCGGCGACTTCCTCGCCAACAACGTGGACTGGGCCCTGTCTCGCGAGCGCTACTGGGGCACCGCCCTGCCCCTGTGGATCCACTCGGAGACCGGTGAGGTGGAGGCCATCCCCTCCCTCCAGGCCCTGCGCGAGAAGCCCGGCAACAACGTCGCCGCCGTCGAGGCCGAGCTCAAGGCCTTCATGGCCAACAAGCCCGGCGCCTCCAGCACCGAGCACCTCATCGTCCACAAGCCCTGGGTCGACAAGATCACCTACGAGAAGCCCGGCACCCCTGGCCGCTTCGCCCGCGTGCCCGAGGTCATCGATGTGTGGTTCGACTCGGGGTGCATGCCCTTCGCGCAGTGGGGCTACCCCCACGCCCCGGGCTCCAAGGAGAAGTTCACCCAGGCCTTCCCCGCCGACTTCATCTCCGAGGCCATCGACCAGACGCGCGGCTGGTTCTACTCGCTGCTGATGATCAGCACGCTCGTCTTCGACGAGGAGACCCAGAAGCGCCTGGGCATCACCCCGCCTCGCGGCTGGCCGCACCCGTACAAGAGCTGCATCGTGCTCGGCCACGTCGGTGACAAGGAGGGCAAGAAGGAGTCCAAGTCCAAGGGCAACTACACCCCGCCCGAGATCATCCTCGACGAGGTCCGCATGGACTTCGCCGTGCTCGATGACAAGGCCGCGGGCGTCCCTGGCGTCGCGGGCGAGGCGCTCATCGCTCGCGAGGACCTCGAGGGCCTGGACCTCCAGGAAGGCGCCAAGGTGCAGGTGTTCCGTCCCGACCAGCCCGCCACCGCCCTCACCCTCACCCTCAAGGTCCACAAGAAGCTCAAGCGGCGCGTGCTGCTGCTCGCGAAGAAGGACCTCGAGGCCCTGGGCGTGGCGCCCTCGGCCAAGGGGGCGGACGTGATGCCCGTGGAGGTGCCCCGGCTGGCGGCCTCCGAGCGCGTGTCGGTCAAGGACCCCGCCAGCAAGGCTCCCGGCGCGGACGCGTTCCGCTGGTTCTTCTTCGCCGCCAGCCCCACCTGGTCCAACACGCGCCACTCGCTCAGCAACGTGCGGCTCCTGCAGAAGGACTTCCAGGTCAAGCTGCGCAACGTCTACTCGTTCTTCACCATCTACGCGAACATCGACGGCTTCTCGCCCGCCAACGGCAACCCCGACTCCTCCGAGGTGCCGTGGCTCGCCATCCGCAAGAGCCAGGGCTGGCGCGATCCCAAGTCCCGCACCGTGCTCGACCGGTGGATCCTCTCCGAGGTCCAGCTCGCCCTGCGCGACGTCGCCCGCTCGCTCGACACCTACCAGGTGTATGAGGCCGCCCAGCGGCTGGTGGCGCTCGTGGATGCGCTCTCCAACTGGTACCTGCGCCGCTCGCGCGACCGCTTCTGGGCGCCCGGTCTGGAGCAGGACAAGCTCGACGCGTACTACACCCTGTACGACGCGCTCACGACGATTGCCGCCATGGCGGCGCCCTTCGTCCCCTTCTTCGCCGACGAGATGTGGATCAACCTCGTGCGCCGCCCCTGGCCGACGTCCCAGCCGGAGAGCGTGCACCTGGGCCGCTTCCCCGATCCCGACGAGCGCCTCATCGACGAGGGGCTCGCCGCGGAGATGGGCGCGGTGCGTGAGCTGGTCTCCCTGGGCCTCAAGGTCCGCACGGACAACCGCCTCAAGGTGCGCCAGCCCCTGTCCCGCGTGGACGTCATCCTCGCCCGCTCCGAGCTGAAGGAGCGCGTCGCCGTCTACAAGGACCTCATCGCCGACGAGCTCAACGTCCACGAGGTGAGCTTCCTCGAGGCCGGCCAGGAGACCGACGTCGTGCGCTACAAGGTCCGGCCCAACCTGCGCGCCGTCGGCGGGAGGCTCGGGCCCAAGCTGGCTCCCGTGCGCAAGGCGTTCGATGCCGCCGATGGCCGCATCCTCCAGCGCGAGCTGGCGCTCAAGGGCATGGTCTCCATCGCCGTCGGCGAGGAGCGGATGGTCTTCCCCACCGAGGACCTCGAGGTGCTCGTCGAGGCCAACCCCGGCTATGCCGCCGCTGGAGCCGGCGTGGGCGTGGTGGTGCTCTACACCGAGCTCACCGAGGCGCTGGTGGACGAGGGCCTGGTGCGCGAGCTGCTCGCCCGCGTGCAGGCGGCGCGCAAGGACATGGCGCTCGGCTACACCGACCGCATCCGCCTCTGGGTGGATGGCGACGCCCGGGTGGTCCGCGTCGCGCAGGAGGCCAAGGAGCTCATCTCCCGCGAGACGCTCGCCTCGGAGCTGAACGTCGGCCCCCAGGGCCTCACCGGCAAGGAGGAGGAGTTCAACCTCAACGGTCTGCCCGCGCGCCTGCGCGTGGAGCGTGCCTGA
- a CDS encoding WD40/YVTN/BNR-like repeat-containing protein, whose amino-acid sequence MRLWLPVLGVLLGACVAPVSLEERPCPCGEGWTCCAVTQMCVREADSCPMPQEQPSTPPDGGYDGGTDGGPDGGPDGGPDGGPEEPDGGDPELVNRCFDEHWCWENPSPHARYYEAVWAAAPDDVWAVGAPGIATHWDGKGWKVYRSATEQTLLAIWGTRSDDVWAVGRQGAVVRWNGKAWQPVGTGLKQHLVAVWGSGPNDVWVGGFDGALLHWNGAEWSRPESTPPHYFTGLWGTSPNDAWVITAEGALLHWDGQAWSQQPRFHTELVLSLSGADGVLWALDHHRVPATWRIRRYEAGTWSVVYEGTESLDSLVALSAREAVAVGAHGTILRIDAEGAHLSSLEISEDLEHVWGTPAWGLWAVGSRGQAVWLKDGQWKSLREGAGTMMWGGRALSATEAWACGDRGTLLRWSQGRWTTITSDTEQVLHSVWGASSQEVWAVGAGGTIVRSDGTTAAPWPQPIAPETLRSVWGSSPTDVWAVGDVGRLIHYDGQDWSVSPSPTTATLHRVWGTDAASAWAVGDAGTLLRKDGTGWKAVALDPPTSQTLYGLWGSSRNDVWVVGARGLVRHYDGQRWTPVVPFAEGDLLDIWGTGPTDVYVLERREEGMTLFHYNGSTWLPVPIPYGGDFNALWGMGTAPRIGGFGGAILRYRP is encoded by the coding sequence TTGAGGCTCTGGCTGCCAGTGCTCGGGGTGTTGCTCGGCGCCTGCGTGGCGCCGGTGTCGCTGGAGGAGCGTCCCTGCCCGTGTGGCGAGGGGTGGACCTGCTGCGCGGTGACGCAGATGTGCGTCCGCGAGGCGGACTCCTGTCCCATGCCGCAGGAGCAGCCATCGACGCCCCCGGATGGCGGGTACGACGGCGGGACGGATGGCGGGCCGGACGGTGGCCCAGACGGCGGTCCCGACGGTGGCCCGGAAGAGCCGGACGGAGGAGACCCGGAGCTCGTCAACCGCTGTTTCGACGAGCACTGGTGCTGGGAGAACCCCTCGCCGCACGCGCGCTACTACGAGGCGGTGTGGGCGGCGGCTCCGGACGATGTCTGGGCGGTGGGCGCTCCGGGCATCGCCACACATTGGGATGGCAAGGGCTGGAAGGTCTACCGCTCGGCGACGGAGCAGACGCTGCTGGCCATCTGGGGCACGCGCTCGGATGACGTGTGGGCCGTGGGTCGCCAGGGCGCGGTGGTGCGCTGGAACGGGAAGGCCTGGCAGCCGGTGGGCACGGGGCTCAAGCAGCACCTGGTCGCCGTGTGGGGCAGCGGCCCCAACGACGTCTGGGTAGGAGGGTTCGACGGCGCGCTGCTGCACTGGAACGGCGCGGAGTGGAGCCGGCCCGAGAGCACTCCGCCGCACTACTTCACGGGGCTGTGGGGCACCTCGCCCAACGACGCCTGGGTCATCACGGCGGAGGGCGCCCTGCTGCACTGGGACGGGCAGGCCTGGTCGCAGCAGCCGAGGTTCCACACGGAGCTGGTCCTGAGCCTGAGCGGCGCGGACGGGGTGCTGTGGGCGCTGGATCACCATCGCGTTCCCGCGACCTGGCGGATACGGCGCTACGAAGCAGGCACCTGGAGCGTGGTGTACGAGGGGACCGAGTCGCTCGACAGCCTCGTGGCGCTCAGTGCGCGGGAGGCCGTGGCGGTGGGCGCGCATGGCACGATCCTTCGTATCGACGCGGAAGGCGCGCACCTGAGCTCGCTGGAGATCTCCGAGGATCTCGAGCACGTCTGGGGCACTCCGGCCTGGGGGCTCTGGGCGGTGGGGAGCCGAGGCCAGGCGGTGTGGCTGAAGGACGGCCAGTGGAAGTCCCTGCGAGAAGGCGCCGGCACCATGATGTGGGGCGGTCGGGCGCTGAGCGCGACGGAGGCCTGGGCCTGCGGCGACCGAGGCACGCTGCTGCGCTGGAGCCAGGGCCGCTGGACGACCATCACCAGCGATACGGAGCAAGTGCTGCACTCGGTCTGGGGTGCCAGCTCCCAGGAGGTCTGGGCCGTGGGCGCCGGAGGGACGATCGTGCGGTCCGATGGCACGACGGCCGCGCCCTGGCCGCAACCCATCGCGCCGGAGACGCTGCGGAGCGTCTGGGGCTCCAGCCCAACGGACGTGTGGGCTGTGGGAGACGTGGGCCGCCTCATCCACTATGACGGCCAGGACTGGAGCGTCAGCCCGAGCCCCACCACCGCCACGCTGCACCGGGTCTGGGGCACCGACGCTGCGTCTGCCTGGGCCGTGGGCGACGCCGGGACGCTGTTGCGCAAGGACGGCACGGGCTGGAAGGCCGTGGCCCTGGACCCGCCCACCTCACAGACTCTCTATGGACTGTGGGGCTCGAGCAGGAACGACGTCTGGGTGGTTGGGGCGCGGGGGCTGGTGCGCCACTACGACGGCCAGCGCTGGACGCCGGTGGTCCCCTTCGCGGAGGGGGACCTGCTGGACATCTGGGGCACGGGGCCCACGGACGTCTACGTGCTGGAGCGGAGGGAAGAGGGGATGACGCTCTTCCACTACAACGGCTCCACGTGGCTGCCGGTGCCCATCCCCTACGGAGGGGACTTCAACGCCCTCTGGGGGATGGGGACGGCGCCGCGGATTGGAGGCTTCGGCGGCGCCATCCTGCGCTACAGACCCTGA